The Bacteroidales bacterium genome has a window encoding:
- a CDS encoding DUF47 family protein yields the protein MAFSLFPKEEKFFLMFEHQASLISKGGQLLNKAIQSGDFDQSLVDKLFALSKECDELTLLIIQKNQETFITPFDREDIQQFANAADDIVDSILNLTRSSRLLKVKKKKSEMSRLGDTIEKSVIRIAEIVNMLKNKKQATSILKSCHKVKRFKNEGELILDEIMPELLKDNDIGDIFRWKEIMDKSRELLRNCEKYILIIETMLIKMV from the coding sequence ATGGCATTTTCACTTTTCCCCAAAGAAGAGAAGTTCTTTCTCATGTTCGAACACCAGGCTTCCCTGATTTCAAAAGGCGGCCAGTTGCTAAACAAAGCAATTCAAAGCGGCGACTTTGACCAGTCACTTGTCGACAAACTTTTTGCACTTTCGAAAGAGTGTGATGAGTTAACCCTGCTGATCATTCAGAAAAACCAGGAAACTTTTATCACTCCTTTCGACAGGGAGGATATCCAGCAGTTTGCCAATGCCGCCGATGATATTGTTGACTCTATTCTGAATCTGACACGGAGTTCGCGGTTGCTTAAGGTAAAGAAAAAGAAAAGTGAAATGAGCCGCCTGGGCGATACAATTGAGAAATCAGTTATCCGTATTGCCGAGATCGTGAATATGCTGAAAAACAAAAAGCAGGCCACATCCATACTTAAAAGCTGCCATAAGGTAAAGCGGTTTAAAAACGAAGGCGAACTGATCCTCGATGAGATCATGCCGGAGCTTTTAAAAGACAACGATATTGGTGATATTTTCCGCTGGAAGGAGATCATGGATAAATCAAGAGAGTTATTGAGAAATTGTGAAAAGTACATCCTGATCATTGAGACCAT
- a CDS encoding ATP-binding protein, giving the protein MKILISYTKKWLIYIVSFFILFAGIMFASEFFHEKKYRSEALNGKLDDYVRIIHQTIEKDGSVKTNKFGDLDSLIILMANRDVRITVIRADGVVLYDSWVRNTSGMENHLYRPEIQEALQDSVGSDIRVSETTHIKYYYYARNYNGYFVRVSDRYDLSARKLVEPDRLFLVFLILLLLSASLTIILLTDRFGKSINTLRNFTLKALENKPIEEKFEFPQNELGNLGQEIIEIYQNLNRTKEELISEKAKLIRHLNLLDEGIAIFSRDKQVITSNNHFIRFINFISDTRVFTADEFFRISDFNSIFAFIDRYLKDFTSDTTDLQPTYEVTMNKGGRFFSVKCIVFQDKSFEISVNDISKLTKRKILKQQITENISHELKTPVSSIKGFLETILEGKPDKARTQEYLKRAYFQACRLADLVHDISLLTKIEEAGSLYQIEDVDLSTLVSDIVAEMQLRLEGKNIRTVINMPENMHLQGNGGLLYSIFRNLYDNAIDHAGENLEVRLDHYLTDPDFHYFSFSDNGTGVPEEDLPRLFERFYRVDKGRDRKKGGTGLGLAIVKNAVQFHKGDISVKNRTGGGLEFLFTLARDVRTRTE; this is encoded by the coding sequence ATGAAGATCCTGATTTCCTATACCAAAAAATGGTTAATTTATATTGTTTCTTTTTTTATTCTTTTCGCAGGGATCATGTTTGCTTCCGAGTTTTTTCATGAGAAAAAATACAGATCGGAAGCGTTGAATGGCAAACTCGATGATTACGTAAGGATTATTCACCAGACTATTGAGAAAGATGGTTCAGTCAAAACAAACAAATTTGGTGACCTGGACAGCCTGATTATCCTGATGGCAAACCGCGATGTAAGAATTACTGTTATTAGGGCAGATGGAGTTGTACTGTACGATTCCTGGGTAAGGAACACGTCAGGGATGGAAAATCATTTATATCGGCCTGAGATCCAGGAAGCCCTTCAGGATAGTGTAGGATCTGACATCCGGGTTTCTGAAACCACCCATATCAAATACTATTATTATGCCCGTAATTATAATGGTTATTTTGTACGGGTCTCAGACCGCTATGATTTAAGCGCCCGAAAACTGGTAGAGCCTGACCGGTTATTTCTTGTTTTCCTCATTCTCCTTTTGCTTTCTGCATCTTTGACAATCATCCTGCTAACTGACAGGTTCGGTAAATCAATTAATACACTACGGAATTTTACACTTAAGGCGCTTGAAAACAAACCTATTGAAGAAAAATTCGAATTTCCCCAGAATGAACTCGGTAACCTGGGACAGGAAATTATTGAAATTTACCAGAATCTGAATCGCACCAAAGAGGAGCTGATTTCGGAAAAGGCAAAACTAATCCGTCATTTGAACCTGCTGGATGAAGGCATTGCTATTTTTTCAAGAGACAAACAGGTCATAACGAGCAACAATCATTTTATCCGTTTTATCAATTTCATAAGCGATACAAGGGTATTCACAGCTGATGAATTTTTCAGGATATCTGATTTCAATTCCATTTTTGCATTTATCGACAGGTACCTGAAGGATTTTACTTCGGATACAACGGATCTTCAGCCAACCTATGAGGTCACCATGAATAAGGGCGGGCGTTTTTTTTCAGTGAAATGCATTGTCTTCCAGGATAAAAGTTTTGAAATCTCCGTGAATGACATTTCAAAACTTACAAAGCGGAAAATTCTCAAACAACAGATAACTGAAAACATATCTCATGAGCTCAAAACTCCGGTAAGTTCAATAAAAGGATTTCTTGAAACCATTCTTGAAGGAAAACCTGACAAAGCCCGGACGCAGGAGTATTTAAAAAGAGCCTATTTCCAGGCATGCCGGCTGGCAGATCTCGTTCATGATATTTCCCTGCTTACCAAGATTGAGGAAGCCGGAAGCTTATACCAGATTGAAGATGTAGACCTGAGCACCCTTGTTTCGGATATAGTTGCTGAAATGCAGCTCAGGCTGGAAGGCAAGAATATCCGGACAGTTATTAATATGCCTGAAAACATGCATCTGCAGGGAAACGGCGGATTATTGTATTCAATTTTCCGCAATTTATATGACAATGCCATTGATCATGCCGGTGAAAATCTTGAAGTTAGACTGGATCACTACCTGACGGACCCTGACTTCCATTATTTTTCATTTTCAGATAACGGAACCGGTGTTCCGGAAGAGGATTTACCCAGGTTGTTTGAACGCTTTTACCGGGTTGACAAGGGCAGGGACAGGAAAAAAGGCGGTACAGGGCTTGGTCTGGCCATTGTTAAAAATGCGGTACAGTTTCACAAAGGTGACATATCAGTTAAAAACCGCACAGGCGGCGGACTTGAATTCCTTTTCACACTTGCCAGGGACGTACGAACCCGTACAGAATAA
- a CDS encoding response regulator transcription factor — protein MITRNGVHILVVDDEEDICEILKFNLESEGFQVDAVTSSEDALNKRLEKYQLFLLDVMMKGMSGYRLADEIRKRRKINAPFVFITAKNTENDKLTGFSVGADDYITKPFSIKEVVARIKAVIRRFDKSDNILDTPASIKVAGIELDIEQKRLIVDGIKEDLTPIEFQLFLILMKNPGRIFGREQILDNIWRDVNVTDRTVDVHITRLRKKLGAYGSCLVTRKGYGYCFEIQ, from the coding sequence ATGATTACCCGAAATGGCGTGCATATACTCGTTGTTGATGATGAAGAGGATATATGTGAAATTCTGAAATTCAACCTCGAATCGGAAGGATTCCAGGTGGATGCAGTAACTTCTTCAGAAGATGCCCTGAATAAAAGGCTTGAAAAATACCAGTTGTTCTTGCTGGATGTAATGATGAAAGGTATGTCAGGTTACCGTCTTGCCGATGAGATCCGTAAACGCAGAAAGATAAACGCCCCTTTTGTATTCATCACAGCCAAAAACACAGAGAATGATAAGCTGACCGGTTTTTCTGTAGGTGCAGATGATTATATAACCAAGCCGTTTTCAATAAAAGAAGTGGTAGCCAGGATAAAGGCAGTAATACGCAGATTCGACAAGAGCGACAATATACTGGATACCCCCGCAAGCATTAAAGTTGCAGGCATTGAACTTGACATTGAGCAAAAAAGACTGATCGTGGATGGAATTAAAGAAGATCTTACTCCTATTGAATTCCAGCTGTTTCTGATCCTGATGAAAAATCCCGGAAGAATTTTCGGGCGCGAACAAATTCTCGACAATATCTGGCGGGATGTGAATGTTACCGACCGAACAGTGGATGTTCATATCACACGGTTACGGAAAAAGCTCGGCGCATACGGTAGTTGCCTGGTTACCCGGAAAGGCTACGGTTACTGTTTTGAAATTCAATAG
- a CDS encoding porin, with protein sequence MKQLTRSLFLLLLFLPGFKGLSQNASDTLNERFQSVEGRLNALDEKTAAHDADLGKLTKIKVSGYIQAQFESYQDGLLKTNDPNNTFYIRRARVKFTYEAADGIKFVLQPDFSTGNLSLKDAYAVASLKKVPWLSLWAGQFNRLNYEVEYSSGQREVLERSKVIRSIYPGEREVGAKLEATPAAIPLKLQLALLNGNFTGKEQKDVDSKKDLMARAVYSIKTPVGIGIDIGAHGYYGGIQAKNKYVSGYDAVMDSASTNTGTYLDKQWLGAETQVFFDWLGGMALKGEYIAGKNATVGDSKSNPNKERKFSGYYAYLIKNIGKKNQFVARYDYYDPNTSLSGDEAKKEVNYSTLTLAWQFYLNDNIRFSLNYEMPRNETNTTVPKDIKDNVFGIRLQAKF encoded by the coding sequence ATGAAACAATTAACCCGGTCCTTGTTTTTACTACTTCTTTTTCTTCCAGGCTTTAAAGGTCTTTCGCAAAATGCTTCCGATACCCTGAACGAACGCTTCCAGTCGGTGGAAGGCCGCCTCAATGCTCTTGACGAAAAAACGGCTGCTCATGATGCGGATCTTGGCAAGCTGACCAAAATAAAAGTTTCAGGTTACATCCAGGCCCAGTTTGAAAGCTACCAGGATGGCCTGCTAAAAACAAATGATCCGAATAATACTTTCTATATAAGAAGAGCCAGGGTAAAATTCACCTACGAGGCAGCTGACGGAATCAAGTTTGTGTTGCAGCCTGATTTCAGCACAGGAAACCTTTCATTAAAGGACGCCTACGCAGTGGCTTCACTTAAAAAGGTTCCCTGGTTGTCTTTATGGGCAGGACAGTTCAACCGCCTCAACTATGAAGTGGAATATTCATCGGGTCAGCGTGAGGTTCTCGAGCGTTCTAAAGTTATCCGCAGTATTTATCCTGGTGAACGGGAAGTGGGAGCCAAATTGGAAGCCACCCCGGCTGCTATTCCTCTTAAACTCCAGCTGGCCTTGCTGAACGGAAATTTTACAGGAAAGGAACAGAAGGATGTGGATTCAAAAAAAGACCTGATGGCCCGTGCGGTATATTCAATCAAGACTCCCGTCGGAATAGGCATTGATATTGGCGCCCATGGTTACTACGGCGGAATCCAGGCAAAGAACAAGTATGTTTCCGGTTATGATGCCGTAATGGATAGTGCAAGCACCAATACCGGAACTTACCTTGATAAGCAATGGCTGGGCGCTGAAACACAGGTTTTTTTCGACTGGCTTGGAGGTATGGCGCTGAAGGGAGAATACATTGCCGGAAAAAATGCAACGGTTGGTGACTCAAAATCAAATCCCAATAAGGAGAGAAAATTCAGCGGTTATTATGCATACCTTATTAAAAATATAGGTAAGAAGAACCAGTTTGTGGCAAGGTATGATTACTATGATCCGAATACTTCCCTATCAGGCGATGAAGCTAAAAAAGAAGTGAATTACAGTACTCTGACTCTGGCCTGGCAATTCTACCTGAACGACAACATCCGGTTTTCACTGAATTATGAAATGCCGAGAAATGAAACGAATACAACAGTTCCTAAAGATATAAAAGACAATGTGTTTGGGATCAGATTGCAGGCTAAGTTTTAA
- a CDS encoding phosphate ABC transporter substrate-binding protein, which translates to MKNLKKTAIILAGLAIIGFGFIQQTKITIIGSDTMVILAQRWAEIYMKKNPTVNIQVTGGGSGVGLAALINGTTDIANSSRPIKPTEVQKLKDRYNTLGVEIPCAKDGITIFLNESNKVKELTTKQLSDIYSGKVTNWKDVGGDDAPIKLYGRENSSGTYAFFKEEVVKADYAASCQTLPGTAAVVNAVKKDKYGIGYGGAAYASGVKHCAVKKDDKSKGIVPTPETIAKNEYPITRYLYLYMRNRPTGEIKKYVDWILSPEGQKIITEVGYFPVK; encoded by the coding sequence ATGAAAAACTTAAAGAAAACAGCAATTATCCTGGCAGGCCTGGCCATAATTGGCTTTGGCTTTATTCAGCAGACAAAGATCACAATCATCGGATCGGATACGATGGTTATCCTGGCCCAGCGATGGGCAGAAATCTATATGAAGAAAAATCCCACGGTCAATATCCAGGTTACGGGCGGTGGTTCAGGTGTAGGTCTTGCCGCCCTGATTAACGGCACAACCGATATCGCCAATTCAAGCCGCCCTATTAAGCCGACCGAAGTTCAGAAACTGAAGGACCGTTATAATACTCTCGGGGTGGAAATTCCCTGTGCAAAAGACGGCATCACCATTTTCCTGAACGAGTCGAATAAGGTGAAGGAACTCACTACTAAACAGCTTAGCGATATATATAGCGGCAAGGTCACCAACTGGAAAGATGTTGGCGGTGACGATGCGCCTATTAAGCTTTACGGTCGTGAGAACAGCTCAGGAACCTATGCTTTCTTTAAGGAAGAAGTGGTTAAAGCCGATTATGCAGCCAGTTGCCAGACGTTGCCCGGAACAGCGGCTGTTGTAAACGCGGTGAAAAAAGATAAATACGGTATCGGCTACGGCGGGGCAGCATATGCATCGGGCGTTAAACATTGTGCCGTGAAAAAAGACGATAAATCAAAAGGTATTGTGCCCACACCTGAAACCATTGCAAAAAATGAATACCCGATTACCCGTTATCTGTATTTATATATGAGGAACAGGCCTACCGGAGAAATAAAGAAATATGTCGACTGGATATTGAGTCCGGAGGGCCAGAAAATAATAACAGAAGTGGGCTATTTCCCTGTAAAGTAA
- the pstC gene encoding phosphate ABC transporter permease subunit PstC: protein MHLRIKQAMTGEGIDRLQPETSSLLKKRFRLSDVLAEYVIKSVAFLSITFVALIFIFVFRETLPLFHRSGQPVVKEQESQTAGNESLKPESYGSGDEDLKPETYGAESESLKPETYGAEEVLQPETYGSVETPDNMAIYNEEPVTLNESNRSAISTLLSKDWQPVSDNPRFGLLPLFLGTFKVTIIAICFAAPLAILAAIYTAIFAPPKLREVIKPAIELLAGFPSVVIGFFALMVLASFFQDVFGYSSRLNGFVGGIAMALAAIPVIYTLTEDALSSVPATYMEASLGLGASLRQTAFQVLLPAATPGIFAAVILGIGRVFGETMIALMATGNAALISINPFDSVRTLSATIGAEMNEVVFGDTHYSVLFLIGSLLFIFTFTLNALAEFYFRNRVIRRFQGK, encoded by the coding sequence ATGCACTTAAGAATAAAACAGGCAATGACCGGGGAGGGTATTGACCGGCTTCAACCTGAAACCAGTTCTCTTTTAAAAAAACGTTTTCGGCTAAGTGATGTACTGGCCGAATATGTTATTAAATCGGTTGCATTCCTGTCGATCACCTTTGTTGCGCTTATTTTCATTTTCGTTTTCAGGGAAACATTACCTCTTTTTCACCGGTCAGGTCAGCCAGTGGTGAAGGAACAGGAAAGCCAGACTGCGGGAAATGAATCGCTCAAACCCGAAAGTTACGGTTCAGGCGATGAAGATCTCAAACCCGAAACCTACGGGGCCGAATCAGAGTCACTGAAGCCTGAAACTTACGGGGCCGAAGAAGTCCTTCAGCCGGAAACCTACGGATCAGTGGAAACTCCGGATAACATGGCCATTTATAATGAAGAACCGGTCACCCTTAACGAAAGCAACCGAAGTGCCATTTCAACACTGTTGTCAAAAGACTGGCAACCCGTTTCGGATAACCCGAGGTTTGGGTTGCTGCCTTTATTTTTAGGTACCTTCAAGGTAACCATTATCGCCATTTGTTTTGCCGCTCCTTTAGCGATACTTGCAGCCATATACACTGCCATATTCGCCCCGCCAAAATTGCGTGAAGTCATTAAACCCGCCATCGAACTGCTGGCAGGTTTCCCGTCGGTTGTAATCGGTTTTTTCGCTCTTATGGTCCTGGCTTCGTTTTTCCAGGATGTATTCGGTTACTCCAGCAGGCTTAACGGGTTTGTGGGAGGAATTGCAATGGCCCTGGCTGCCATTCCTGTAATATATACCCTCACCGAAGATGCCCTTTCCTCGGTTCCTGCAACTTATATGGAAGCCAGCCTTGGTCTGGGTGCCAGTTTGAGACAAACCGCTTTCCAGGTTTTGCTTCCTGCAGCAACACCGGGTATATTCGCCGCAGTGATCCTGGGGATCGGCCGTGTATTCGGAGAAACCATGATAGCGCTTATGGCCACGGGAAATGCTGCTTTAATTTCAATAAATCCATTTGATTCGGTAAGAACGCTTTCTGCCACTATAGGTGCCGAAATGAATGAAGTGGTTTTCGGAGATACCCATTACAGTGTACTTTTTCTGATCGGGTCGCTTCTGTTCATTTTCACTTTTACACTTAACGCATTGGCCGAATTCTATTTCCGCAACCGGGTAATCAGACGCTTCCAGGGAAAATAA
- the pstA gene encoding phosphate ABC transporter permease PstA yields the protein MKRPGRNTWDKIATAVTATSVLLILFIITSVLVITISGGWNTLSWEFLTQFPKEGMTKGGIFPAIVGTALMTLIMTLAAVPLGAITAVYLAEYASEHSVFAKTIRFAVKTLAVVPSIIFGLFGLGFFIKFIGYHIDSAFYGGQSHWGQPNLLWASLTMALLTLPIVIVSVEESIRTVPREMREASLALGATKWQTIKKVVIPGSLSGILTGTILAISRGAGEVAPILFTGAAYYLADIPHKMSEQFMSLGYHIYIMSTQSTNVDETLPIQFATTLVLLLLTFSLSLIAVFLRYRIRKKAKR from the coding sequence ATGAAACGACCAGGACGAAATACATGGGATAAAATTGCTACTGCAGTAACGGCAACCAGCGTGCTGTTAATCCTTTTCATTATCACTTCCGTACTCGTGATTACAATTTCAGGCGGTTGGAACACCCTTTCATGGGAGTTTCTCACCCAATTCCCCAAAGAGGGGATGACAAAGGGTGGGATATTCCCGGCAATTGTAGGTACCGCATTAATGACTCTGATTATGACGCTGGCAGCGGTTCCACTGGGGGCAATAACAGCGGTTTACCTTGCTGAATATGCGTCGGAACATTCTGTTTTTGCCAAAACAATCCGTTTTGCCGTAAAAACACTGGCCGTTGTACCCTCAATTATTTTCGGCCTTTTCGGTCTTGGATTCTTTATAAAATTTATTGGTTATCACATTGACTCCGCTTTTTACGGTGGTCAGTCACACTGGGGCCAGCCTAACCTGCTATGGGCAAGCCTTACAATGGCACTGCTTACACTGCCCATTGTAATTGTATCGGTTGAAGAATCGATCCGCACTGTGCCCCGTGAAATGCGTGAAGCAAGCCTTGCACTCGGTGCCACAAAATGGCAAACGATAAAAAAAGTCGTCATTCCCGGGTCGCTTTCAGGAATCCTTACCGGAACCATACTTGCCATTAGTCGGGGTGCCGGAGAGGTTGCTCCCATTTTATTTACCGGCGCCGCCTATTACCTGGCCGATATACCGCATAAAATGAGTGAACAATTCATGTCACTTGGCTATCATATATATATCATGTCGACCCAGTCAACCAACGTGGACGAGACCCTTCCGATCCAGTTTGCCACCACTCTGGTACTGTTGCTGCTTACATTCTCACTGAGCCTGATAGCGGTGTTTTTGCGCTATCGTATCAGAAAAAAAGCGAAAAGATGA
- the pstB gene encoding phosphate ABC transporter ATP-binding protein PstB, translated as MKDQKETKISVRDLSVFYGANKALKNISMEIPEKKVTAFIGPSGCGKSTFLRTLNRMNDLIDSFRAEGEVLIDNVNIYQKNIDVVNLRKKVGMIFQKSNPFAKSIYENVAYGPKINGINDRKKLDEIVETSLKQAAIWDEVKDRLSSSALSLSGGQQQRICLARTLAVNPDIILMDEPASALDPISTAKIEELIHELKNYYTIVIVTHNMQQAARTSDLTAFFYLGELVEMEKTKTIFTNPAKKQTEDYVSGRFG; from the coding sequence ATGAAAGATCAGAAAGAAACAAAAATCAGTGTTCGTGACCTCTCCGTATTTTACGGCGCCAATAAAGCGCTTAAGAATATTTCAATGGAAATACCTGAAAAGAAGGTGACCGCATTTATCGGGCCTTCGGGTTGCGGGAAATCAACCTTTCTCAGGACACTTAACCGGATGAATGATCTTATCGATTCGTTCAGGGCTGAAGGTGAGGTGCTTATTGACAATGTCAATATATACCAGAAAAACATTGATGTGGTAAACCTGCGGAAAAAGGTGGGAATGATCTTTCAGAAATCAAATCCTTTTGCCAAATCGATTTATGAAAATGTGGCATACGGGCCGAAAATTAACGGGATAAACGACAGGAAAAAACTGGATGAGATCGTTGAAACATCGCTGAAACAGGCAGCCATATGGGATGAAGTGAAAGATAGGCTTTCGTCATCGGCATTGAGTTTATCGGGGGGACAACAACAGAGAATATGCCTGGCCCGCACTCTTGCTGTCAATCCGGATATCATTCTGATGGATGAACCGGCAAGTGCACTTGATCCGATTTCCACAGCCAAAATTGAAGAGCTGATCCATGAATTGAAGAACTATTATACGATAGTTATTGTCACCCATAACATGCAACAGGCAGCAAGAACAAGTGATCTTACGGCTTTCTTTTATCTCGGTGAACTGGTGGAAATGGAAAAAACTAAAACTATCTTTACGAATCCCGCTAAAAAACAAACAGAAGATTATGTCTCCGGTAGATTCGGATAA
- the phoU gene encoding phosphate signaling complex protein PhoU, whose protein sequence is MQSFFEAELAKLKKRIIKMFNLVDVQLDKASQSLMNQEFEYIDLALQNENRIDKLDLKIDKLCQKIFALAQPVATDLRFIMSSLRIGNEIERVADIALDIISRGETVKRYPTILEEYRVHELLADVVRINRKTIESYTNKNNELAKEVILETRITGDVCKNLFNEIISRMAEKSEVITIATDLILIIRDIERISGHLSNIAESVVFIVEGKRLRHAGLQAQDE, encoded by the coding sequence ATGCAATCATTCTTTGAGGCAGAGCTGGCAAAGCTCAAAAAGCGGATAATTAAAATGTTCAACCTGGTTGACGTGCAACTCGACAAGGCATCGCAGTCGCTGATGAACCAGGAATTCGAATATATCGACCTGGCGTTGCAGAACGAAAACCGGATTGACAAGCTCGACCTGAAGATCGATAAGCTCTGCCAGAAAATTTTTGCCCTTGCACAACCGGTTGCAACCGATCTGCGGTTCATCATGTCGTCACTCAGGATAGGAAACGAAATCGAACGGGTGGCCGATATTGCACTGGATATTATCAGCAGAGGTGAAACCGTAAAAAGGTACCCCACAATACTCGAAGAATACCGAGTACATGAATTGCTGGCTGATGTGGTGAGAATAAACAGGAAAACAATTGAATCATATACCAACAAGAACAATGAACTAGCGAAGGAAGTGATCTTGGAAACAAGAATAACCGGGGATGTATGTAAGAACCTTTTCAATGAAATTATAAGCCGGATGGCCGAAAAATCAGAGGTAATTACAATCGCCACCGATCTGATCCTTATCATACGGGATATTGAAAGGATTTCGGGGCACCTGAGCAATATAGCCGAATCGGTTGTTTTTATTGTGGAAGGCAAGCGCCTTCGTCATGCCGGTCTTCAGGCGCAGGACGAATAA
- the queG gene encoding tRNA epoxyqueuosine(34) reductase QueG, with translation MDELHNQSSMIKAEAIRLGFDDCGISRAERLGDDAVHLAEWLNRGYHGSMQYMENHAEKRVDPTQLVEGARSVISVILNYFPHQQQSDPDAPVISKYAFGKDYHDIIRKKLNLLLLFINQSVTPVKGRGFVDSAPVLDRAWAARSGLGWIGKNSNLISPAKGSWFFIGTLIVDIPLYYDKPIPDFCGDCNRCILACPTKAIVSPKVVDARRCISYLTIENKGEINPEFKGQFKNRVFGCDICQDVCPWNKKAIPLNEPELQPVQGLLEMKHEEWYEMDEEKYRNLFKGSAVKRTKFTGLKRNLDFIRPAPEDRHDEGACLPQ, from the coding sequence ATGGATGAACTGCACAACCAATCATCCATGATCAAAGCGGAAGCCATCAGGCTCGGATTTGATGATTGCGGAATTTCCCGTGCTGAAAGGCTCGGCGATGATGCTGTTCACCTGGCCGAATGGCTTAACAGGGGATACCATGGAAGCATGCAATACATGGAAAACCACGCTGAAAAGCGGGTTGACCCAACTCAACTTGTTGAAGGCGCCCGGTCGGTTATTTCGGTTATCCTGAATTATTTCCCGCATCAACAGCAGTCAGATCCTGATGCTCCTGTTATTTCAAAGTATGCTTTCGGAAAGGATTATCATGACATCATCAGGAAAAAACTCAACCTTCTTTTATTGTTCATAAACCAATCGGTTACCCCGGTAAAGGGCCGCGGATTTGTAGATTCGGCCCCGGTGCTCGACCGGGCCTGGGCAGCCCGCTCCGGTTTGGGTTGGATAGGCAAGAATTCGAACCTGATTTCTCCTGCTAAAGGCTCGTGGTTTTTTATCGGTACCCTGATTGTAGATATTCCTTTATATTACGACAAACCGATTCCTGATTTTTGCGGCGACTGCAACCGCTGTATTCTTGCCTGTCCTACAAAAGCCATCGTTTCACCCAAAGTGGTTGACGCCCGACGGTGTATTTCGTATCTTACAATCGAGAATAAGGGAGAAATCAATCCCGAATTCAAAGGACAATTTAAAAATCGTGTTTTCGGCTGTGATATCTGCCAGGATGTTTGCCCGTGGAATAAAAAAGCAATCCCGTTAAACGAACCGGAACTGCAGCCCGTTCAAGGCTTGCTTGAGATGAAACACGAAGAGTGGTATGAGATGGATGAAGAAAAATACAGGAACTTATTTAAGGGCTCAGCGGTGAAAAGGACAAAATTCACCGGCTTAAAGCGCAATCTTGATTTTATTCGTCCTGCGCCTGAAGACCGGCATGACGAAGGCGCTTGCCTTCCACAATAA